The following coding sequences lie in one Candidatus Thermoplasmatota archaeon genomic window:
- a CDS encoding transcription initiation factor IIB: protein MLRSARRSTSNRRGTMAKVREETEQVERCPECNSSHLVRDYERGELVCEDCGIVLDDQLIDQGPEWRAFDVEQGEKRARTGAPMTYTIHDKGLSTEISWKNKDSYGKSIPTRNRAQLYRLRKWQRRIRVSNATERNLAFALSELDRMASSMGLPRNVRETAAMTYRKAVNKNLIRGRSIEGVVAASLYAACRQCNVPRTLDEVANSSRVGRKEIGRTYRFMTRELKLKLMPTKPQDYISRFCSELKLSGEVQSKAAEILKDAAKKELTSGRGPTGVAAAAIYISSILCNERRTQREVADIAGVTEVTIRNRYKELTDKLGIEVQL from the coding sequence TTGCTGCGCTCGGCAAGGAGGTCTACGTCCAACAGGAGAGGGACAATGGCAAAAGTAAGAGAAGAGACTGAACAGGTCGAAAGATGCCCTGAGTGTAACAGCTCTCACCTAGTGAGAGACTACGAACGAGGAGAACTTGTGTGCGAGGACTGCGGAATAGTCCTCGATGACCAGCTCATAGATCAGGGGCCCGAATGGAGGGCATTCGATGTCGAGCAGGGGGAGAAGAGGGCCAGAACCGGCGCTCCGATGACCTACACAATACACGACAAGGGTCTGTCGACAGAGATCTCTTGGAAGAACAAGGACTCGTACGGGAAGAGCATCCCTACGAGGAACAGGGCTCAACTCTACAGGCTGAGGAAGTGGCAGCGCAGGATACGTGTGTCGAACGCGACCGAGAGGAACCTTGCGTTCGCGCTGAGCGAGCTTGACAGGATGGCCTCTTCTATGGGCCTGCCGAGGAACGTCAGGGAGACCGCGGCCATGACCTACAGGAAGGCCGTGAACAAGAACCTGATCAGAGGCAGGAGCATCGAGGGCGTCGTCGCCGCATCGCTCTACGCCGCATGCAGACAGTGCAATGTCCCGAGGACATTGGACGAGGTCGCGAACTCCTCGAGGGTCGGCAGGAAGGAGATCGGCAGGACCTACAGGTTCATGACCCGCGAGCTCAAGCTCAAGCTGATGCCGACGAAGCCTCAGGACTACATCTCGAGGTTCTGCTCGGAACTCAAACTGTCCGGTGAGGTCCAGTCGAAGGCCGCTGAGATCCTGAAGGACGCGGCCAAGAAGGAACTCACATCAGGAAGGGGTCCGACCGGGGTGGCTGCGGCTGCGATCTACATCTCGTCCATCCTGTGCAACGAGCGCAGGACGCAGAGAGAGGTCGCGGACATAGCGGGCGTGACAGAGGTCACCATCAGGAACCGCTACAAAGAGCTCACGGATAAGCTGGGCATCGAGGTCCAGCTCTGA
- a CDS encoding Lrp/AsnC ligand binding domain-containing protein has product MAVGFILISTAPAKEHEVYNELLKVKEVVELHPLFGEYDLIAKIEAEDFNLLGQVVVDKVRSIPGVIDTKTLTGIKF; this is encoded by the coding sequence ATGGCCGTTGGTTTTATACTCATAAGCACAGCGCCGGCAAAAGAGCATGAGGTCTACAACGAGCTCCTCAAGGTGAAAGAGGTAGTGGAGCTGCACCCTCTCTTCGGGGAGTATGACCTGATTGCGAAGATCGAGGCCGAGGATTTCAACCTCCTGGGCCAGGTCGTTGTTGACAAGGTTCGCTCTATACCTGGCGTGATAGACACGAAGACCCTGACGGGAATCAAGTTCTGA
- a CDS encoding carbohydrate kinase family protein → MRSSNFLGVYGHTAIDIIYKSDEFPQPNTCVEMKGRQEHFGGTGANMARIASTLDVKTALSSHVGDDLPKEFMVALRKSGVDTTDVVKVRGFRTPFIIMISDKDHNQIGFVDQGAMREQDRLPVRTHSVDSAKFVHIGTGRPGYALKIAKHARKKKKTVSFDPAQELHYVYTSETFKPMLEYCDILFVNTSELERAKSYLNLKEDIELLSYVKMLINTRGGEGSRILTEDDDVLVGTIQPDRVVDTTGAGDGFRAGFYAGMSRSLSIEECAWVGASTASFIVEGEGAQSILPTWDMVQRRSARRKCV, encoded by the coding sequence ATGCGCAGCAGCAATTTCTTGGGAGTCTACGGTCACACGGCTATCGACATCATATACAAGTCGGATGAGTTCCCGCAGCCGAACACATGCGTCGAGATGAAGGGCAGGCAGGAACACTTCGGCGGGACAGGAGCGAACATGGCAAGGATCGCCTCGACGCTCGATGTCAAGACGGCGCTATCAAGCCATGTTGGGGACGACTTGCCCAAGGAGTTCATGGTCGCCCTTCGGAAGAGCGGCGTAGACACGACCGACGTGGTGAAGGTCCGGGGTTTTCGCACGCCGTTCATCATCATGATCTCAGACAAGGACCACAACCAGATCGGTTTCGTTGACCAGGGAGCTATGAGGGAACAGGACAGGCTCCCAGTCAGGACGCACTCTGTGGACAGTGCCAAGTTCGTTCATATCGGGACCGGAAGGCCAGGTTACGCCCTCAAGATCGCCAAGCACGCGCGCAAGAAGAAGAAGACGGTGTCATTCGACCCTGCTCAGGAGCTGCACTACGTGTACACAAGTGAGACCTTCAAGCCCATGCTTGAATACTGCGACATACTCTTCGTGAACACGTCAGAGCTCGAACGCGCGAAGTCCTATCTCAACCTCAAGGAGGACATCGAGCTTCTTTCGTATGTCAAGATGCTCATCAACACGAGGGGCGGAGAGGGCAGCAGGATCTTGACCGAGGACGATGATGTGCTGGTCGGGACGATCCAGCCCGACAGAGTGGTCGACACTACGGGGGCGGGGGACGGGTTCAGGGCTGGCTTCTACGCCGGGATGAGCAGGTCCTTGTCCATTGAGGAGTGCGCTTGGGTGGGTGCATCGACCGCGTCCTTCATCGTCGAAGGAGAAGGCGCGCAGAGCATCCTGCCCACGTGGGACATGGTCCAGAGGAGATCTGCCCGCAGGAAGTGCGTCTGA
- a CDS encoding adenosylhomocysteinase produces MAKDELLEKGINRIEWARTHMKVTGRIRDRMVKEKVFDGLKVGMALHTEAKTAVLALTIMEAGGEVRLTSCNPLSTDDSVALALNKHYGLETYAKKGQNTKDYYDSLNKVLDMRPDYVIDDGADLIFLLHTNRKELLSKVKGANEETTTGIMRLRAMAQDGALKFPVMSVNDAYMKYLFDNRYGTGQSTMDGIMNSTNLVIAGKNFVIAGYGWCGRGIAMRAKGMGADVTITEVDPIRAIEAKLDGFAVMPMSEAVKDADFVVSATGCKDVVTASDIKVMKDGCVLANSGHFDNEISKAALERLSKKHRKVRESVEEYQLKNGRKVYLLADGRLVNLAAGQGHPVEIMDMSFAIQALCLEYLDFSAQSLEPEVYDVPDHLDDFVAKLKLETMGIKIDKLSKEQQIYVRSWKEGT; encoded by the coding sequence ATGGCAAAGGACGAGTTGCTCGAGAAGGGCATAAACAGGATCGAGTGGGCGAGGACCCACATGAAGGTCACGGGCAGGATCCGGGACAGGATGGTCAAGGAGAAGGTCTTCGACGGCCTGAAGGTCGGCATGGCTCTCCACACGGAGGCCAAGACCGCCGTACTGGCATTGACGATCATGGAAGCCGGGGGCGAGGTGCGGCTCACGAGCTGCAACCCGTTGTCGACTGATGATTCCGTCGCACTGGCCCTGAACAAGCACTACGGACTCGAGACGTACGCGAAGAAGGGCCAGAACACAAAGGACTACTACGACTCACTGAACAAAGTGCTCGACATGAGGCCTGACTACGTCATTGACGACGGGGCCGATCTGATATTCCTACTGCATACCAATAGGAAGGAGCTCCTGAGCAAGGTCAAGGGGGCCAACGAGGAGACCACGACCGGGATAATGAGGCTGAGGGCGATGGCTCAGGACGGGGCGCTCAAGTTCCCCGTGATGTCCGTCAACGACGCCTACATGAAGTACCTTTTCGACAACAGGTACGGCACTGGCCAGTCCACGATGGACGGCATCATGAATTCTACGAACCTCGTGATCGCTGGCAAGAACTTCGTCATCGCAGGCTACGGTTGGTGCGGCAGAGGCATCGCCATGCGCGCGAAGGGGATGGGCGCCGATGTGACAATAACCGAAGTGGACCCCATCAGGGCGATCGAGGCGAAGCTGGACGGTTTCGCGGTCATGCCTATGTCCGAGGCGGTCAAGGACGCGGACTTCGTCGTTTCGGCGACGGGCTGTAAGGACGTCGTTACCGCGAGCGACATCAAGGTCATGAAGGACGGCTGCGTTCTCGCAAACTCAGGTCATTTCGACAACGAGATATCCAAGGCCGCTCTGGAGAGACTCTCCAAGAAGCACAGGAAGGTCAGAGAGTCCGTCGAGGAGTACCAACTGAAGAACGGAAGGAAGGTCTACCTTCTGGCCGATGGCAGGCTCGTGAACCTCGCCGCAGGTCAGGGGCACCCGGTCGAGATCATGGACATGAGCTTCGCCATCCAAGCCCTCTGTCTCGAATACCTGGACTTCAGCGCGCAGTCACTGGAGCCCGAAGTATACGACGTTCCTGACCATCTGGACGATTTTGTCGCGAAGCTGAAGCTAGAAACGATGGGGATCAAGATCGACAAGCTCTCCAAAGAGCAACAGATCTATGTGAGGAGCTGGAAAGAGGGAACCTGA
- a CDS encoding phosphopantothenate/pantothenate synthetase: MTDIPRSHPRYESLILREKLVEGFREGYVVPQGLIAHGRGEMFDYLLGEKTTKESRVASRAAAAMLLRARRPVISVNGNVAALCPKEVVHLSHAVDARIEVGLFHRTDQRVSRIQKILEKNGARDVLGFLPDASIPGLESMRGLCTREGIHSADVVLIPLEDGDRAEALAKMKKKTIAIDLNAMSRTARNATVTIVDEVTRAIPELIRNVEDLSDDPKAQKLALSSYERDENLKKITSQMSKNLARFLAR, translated from the coding sequence ATGACCGACATTCCGAGGTCGCATCCGAGGTACGAGTCGCTCATCCTCCGAGAGAAGTTGGTCGAGGGATTCAGGGAGGGCTATGTCGTCCCTCAGGGGCTCATCGCGCACGGAAGAGGGGAGATGTTCGATTACCTCCTCGGCGAGAAGACGACGAAGGAGTCGCGGGTCGCTTCGAGGGCCGCCGCGGCTATGCTTCTCAGGGCGAGGAGGCCGGTGATATCCGTGAATGGCAACGTGGCAGCCCTCTGCCCGAAGGAAGTCGTGCACCTGTCACATGCTGTTGATGCAAGGATAGAGGTCGGGCTCTTCCACAGGACCGATCAGCGGGTCTCGAGAATACAGAAGATCCTTGAGAAGAACGGCGCGCGGGATGTTCTCGGCTTTCTTCCAGACGCCTCTATCCCGGGGCTCGAGAGCATGCGCGGCCTCTGCACGAGGGAGGGCATCCACTCGGCCGACGTCGTATTGATCCCGCTGGAGGACGGGGACCGCGCTGAAGCTCTCGCGAAGATGAAGAAAAAGACGATAGCCATCGATCTGAACGCAATGTCTAGGACCGCCAGAAATGCGACGGTAACGATCGTGGACGAGGTCACACGGGCGATTCCAGAGCTCATCCGCAACGTCGAGGACCTCTCAGACGACCCGAAGGCCCAGAAGCTCGCGCTGTCGTCGTACGAGAGAGACGAGAATCTCAAGAAGATCACGTCCCAGATGTCCAAGAATCTGGCAAGATTCCTGGCGCGCTGA
- a CDS encoding Gar1/Naf1 family protein encodes MSPLRLLGVVQDISHDGKLIVKARFAPRMKEIVRDNLKREVGRVSKIFGPVRSPYVAIEPQRQLKTLAALGKEVYVQQERDNGKSKRRD; translated from the coding sequence GTGAGCCCGTTGCGTCTTCTCGGAGTGGTACAGGATATTTCGCACGACGGGAAGCTCATCGTGAAAGCACGGTTCGCACCTAGGATGAAAGAGATCGTTAGGGACAATTTGAAGAGGGAGGTCGGAAGGGTCTCGAAGATTTTCGGACCGGTTCGATCACCTTACGTCGCAATTGAACCGCAGAGACAACTGAAGACCCTTGCTGCGCTCGGCAAGGAGGTCTACGTCCAACAGGAGAGGGACAATGGCAAAAGTAAGAGAAGAGACTGA